The Halanaerobiaceae bacterium ANBcell28 genome contains the following window.
GGCAATGATGGATATTGGTTTTCCAGGATATGCGATTGGCGGCTTAAGTGTAGGAGAAAAAAAAGAAGAAATGTATGATGTTCTTGATTATACTGTTCCTATTATGCCAAGTGATAAGCCGCGATATCTAATGGGGGTAGGAACCCCTGAAGATTTAATCGAAGGTGTAATGCGGGGTGTAGATATGTTTGATTGTGTTTTGCCAACACGAATAGCAAGACATGGTACCGTTTTTACATCAAAAGGGAAAATAACAGTTAGAAATGCTGTTTATGAAAAGGATTTTACTCCTTTAGATCATGATTGTGATTGTTATGTTTGTGAGAATTATACTAGGGCTTATATTCGGCATTTACTTAAAAGGAAAGAAATATTAGCTGTTAGATTAACATCTTATCACAATTTGTACTTTTTATTAAAAATAATGGAAGAAATTCGAGAAGCTATAAACAAAGATCATTTTTTGCTTTACAGGAAAAATTTTTATAATAAATATGAACTTTAATAAAAAATTAGCAGGAATTTTGAAATAATTGTTGAATATTTAAATGAGAAAGAGTATAAAAAAAGAAATGATAAAATAGGAGGATGTTTTATGGAATTAATAGTTGGTGTTTTACCGTTTATAGTAGTACTTGGAGTATTTTGGCTTTTTTTAATTCGTCCACAACAAAAACAACAAAAAGCACATAGGGAAATGCTAGATGCTTTGCAGTCTGGAGACGACATAATTACTATCGGTGGTATTAAAGGGAAAATTATCAAAATTAAAGATAATAATGTTAAATTGCGAATAGCTCCCAATGTTGATATTAATGTTGTTAAAAATAGTATTGGCAATGTAGAAGAGGCCAATAAATCAGAAGATAATGAGAAAAGTTAAGAACATTATTTTTATTGGGGGTCTATAATGATTGATAGTGGAGATATTAAGGAATTTATCCAGTCTTTGATTATAGCAGGAATATTGGCTTTTTTTATAATAACTTTTGTTGCGCAATCCTTTGTGGTTGATGGTCAATCTATGGCACCTTCTCTACATAATGGCGAAAGGCTCTTTGTGAATAAATTTATTTATAGGTTTCGCGAACCAGAACGATATGAAGTAATTGTTTTTACACCAGAAGGGGCGCCAAGAAATAGGTTTATTAAGAGAGTAATTGCTTTACCAGGTGAAACTATATATATTCGAGATGGTGTGACATACATAGATGGAGAACCATTAAGAGAACCCTATTTAAAAGAAGAAATGCATGGGGATTTTGGACCTTCTTTAGTGCCTGAAAAAAAGCTTTTTGTTATGGGTGATAATCGGAATCATAGTGCAGATAGCCGAATTCCTACATATGTTGGCTTTGTTGACTATAAATCTATTTCAGGAAAAGCTTTTTGGGTATATTGGCCACTAAGAGAGATGCGAGTTATAGATAATAAAATTTTATATGGAACAAGATAGGAGGATGTTTATAATGAGGTATAAACAAAAAAGAAAGCTGAAATTAGCATTTATATTAGCTATCGTAATTTCTTCTTACTTGCTATTTCACTTTTATGGTATTAATTTAGGTTTAGATTTAGAAGGTGGCTCTCACATTGTTTTAGAGGCTCAAGAGACAGAAGAACGAGAAGTAACATCTGAGATGATGGAGGGTATTCGTCAGATAATTGAACGCCGTGTTAACTCTGTTGGACTAGCTGAAGCGGATGTTCGTTTGGAAGGTAGAAACAGGATTATTGTCGAATTGCCAGCAGTTGAAAATCCATACGAAGCTATGGAAGTTATTGGTAGAACTGCGGTATTAACATTTAGGAATGAAGCTGGAGAAACTTTAATGACTGGAGATGCTGTTAGTGATGCCCGTGCTAGTTTTGATCAGTATGGTCGTCCAGTTGTTCAGTTTGACCTTACAAGAGAAGGTTCAAGGCAGTTTGAAGCTATTACTAGTCAATATATTGGACAAAGGATAGGAATATATCTTGATGAAGAACAATTGACTAATCCAGTAGTACAGACTGTTATTAGAGGTGGTGGACATATAACTGGCTATGATTCAACTGATGCAGCTAGTAATCATGCAATTTTAATTAGAGAAGGAGCTTTGCCAGTTCCAGTAGAAGCTATTCAAGCTAGTACAGTAGGTCCTACTTTAGGAAGAATTGCTGTACAAAGAAGTATTTTTGCTGGGCTAATTGCTTTATTACTTGTAGGTATTTATATTGTATTCTATTATCGTTTTCCAGGTGTTTTGGCAGCTCTTGTTCTAGCGATATATGGTTTGATTATATTGGGAGCCCTAGCAGGCTTACAGGCAGTGTTAACTCTTCCTGGTATTGCGGGTCTTATTCTTTCTATTGGTATGGCTGTAGATGCTAATATCATTATTTTTGAAAGGATAAAGGATGAACGTAAGAGTGGTAAAACATTACGAGCTGCTGTAGATTCTGGTTTTAAGAGAGCATATACAACTATTCTAGATGCAAATGTTACTACGATCATTACTGCTCTTATATTAGCATATTTTACTGGGGGAACTGTACGTGGTTTTGCTATAACACTAGGCTTAGGTGTAGTACTTAGTATGTTTACTGCATTTTTTGTGACCAAAAATATAGTAGATTTATTTACACATACTAAATTACTAAATAACCCACGTTCTTTTGGTGTGAAAAGGGGGCAGGAATAATGGATATTCTAGGTAAAAGAAAAATATGGTACAGTTTTTCTTCGGCATTAATAGTTATAGGTTTAATATTTTTAATTTTCCAAGGCTTAAATTTTGGTATCGACTTTTTAGGTGGTACATTATTGGAATTTGGTTTTGACACACAGGTTTCCAATGAAGAAGCTAGAAGTATTATTGAAGAACTTGGTTATGAAGAAATAGTTGTTCGTCAAATTGTAGAAGATGAAATTCAGGGTGTATTAATAAGTATGCAGGAATTGGATCCTGAAGAAATGGTAAAAATAGAAAATGCATTTCAAGCAGAATATCCTTCTATAGAAGTTTTAAGAACAACCATGATTGGACCGGCAATAGGAAGAGAATTAATGATATATTCATTGTGGGCACTTTTGCTTGCTTCGATTGCCATAATTATTTATGTAAGCGTTAGATTTGAATTTAGATTTGCAATTGTCGCTATAATTACACTTTTACATGATGTTCTTATTACAATAGGTTTATTTGCACTACTTGGTAGAGAAGTAAATACAGCTTTTGTAGCAGCTTTATTAACGATACTTGGTTATTCTATTAATGATACTATTGTTATTTTTGATAGAATTCGAGAAAATATGAAATTGTATAGAAATAAGCCATTTATTGAACAGGCAAATACTGCAGTTGTAGATACTTTGCCACGTTCAATTAATACCTCTATGACTACATTGCTGGCAATATTAGCTATGTATCTATTTGGTGGTCCTGAGTTACAAACATTTATGTTAGCCTTGTTTATTGGTATGGCTGCTGGAACATATTCATCAATATTTGTAGCCAGTCCTTTATTAGTAACTTGGCAGGAAAAATTTTCTCCAGCTAAAAGATAAATACAAGAAAATTTGAAGTAAATAATTGCCCCCTGTTAAAGTCAGGGGGTTCTTTATTAAATATATAATTTAACTAGAGGTGGTAATGTGATTCCTAATATACCCAAACATTATAGGCATTTTAAAAGATATAGGAAGATTGCAGAAGTGCTTTTAAAAAATGGTTTTGGTGTGATAGTAGAGAATCTTGATTTGATTAAATTTTTACCGTTTAAAAAAAGATTTAAAAAAGGTCAGGATAAATTAAATAGAAAGACAAGAGCTATAAGGTTACGAATGGTATTACAAGATTTAGGACCAACTTATATAAAGTTAGGTCAATTATTGAGTACTAGAGCAGATATTTTACCACCACATTATATTAAAGAACTAAGAAAATTACAGGATGATGTAGATGCAGTTCCTTTTTATGAAATTGAGAACGTTTTAATTAATGAATTAGGATCAAATTATATGGATGATTTTTTAAGTGTAAAAAAAGATCCTCAAGCTACTGCATCAATTGCTCAGGTTCATCAAGCTGTCTTATCAAATGGAGAAGAGGTAATTTTAAAAATACAACGACCAAAAATTGATAAAATCATTGATGTTGATTTTGAAATATTAAGAAATATAGTTTCGATAGCAGTAGAAAAAGGTATTATACCTGAATTCCTAAAACCAGAAAAGATATTAGAAGAATTTAGATTAAGTTTAAAAAAAGAACTTGATTTTAAACGTGAAGCAGCTAATATTAATAAATTTACTAATAACTTTAATAATGAAAAGCGAATTATAGCACCAAGAGTATATGAGGATGTTTCTACTAGAAAGCTATTAGTTTTAGAGGAAATTAAAGGTATTAAACTTAGTGAAATTGATGAACCTCAAAATATAAATCTTGATCTAACAGAATTAGCAGCTATTGGGGCTAAGTCTTTTATGAAACAAGTTTTGATTGATGGTTTTTTTCATGCAGACCCACATCCAGGTAATATATTTTTAGTAAATAAAAATTGTCTTGCTTATATAGATTTTGGTCTAATGGGACAACTGACAGAGGAAGACAAAGATAAATTAAGTGTGCTTTTTATTGCTGTTTTAAAACAAGATGTAAATATAATATCTGATTTAATTTTGGAATTAGGAGATTTTGAAGAAGAGCTTGATCAAAGGAAATTCAAACTTGAAGTTCAGGATTTGCTAAATAGGTATTATGGAATAGAACTAAGAAATATAAATTTTATGACTGTAATAGATGATATAGAGCGTCTATTATTTAATTTCCATATTAGAATGCCAGAAGAGTTTTTTCTATTATTTAGGGCAATTGGTTTAAACGAAGGTGTAGGTTATTTGCTTGATCCAAGCTTTAATATTATTGATGTAGCCAATGATTTTAGTAGGGAACTTATAAAAAACAAATTAAAAGCAGATCATATTTTTGAACGTATGTTACATAAATTTTGGGATTATCGAAGTATGACCAAAGGATTACCAAGGAAGTTTGTGAAATTATTAAATGATATAATTAACGATGAATTCACAATACAGTTTAAACATATAAATCTAGAGCAACTAATGAATAAGATAGATATTGTTTCAAATAGGCTTTCTATTAGTCTTATCATTTCTGCTTTAATTATAGGCTCATCTATGGTTTTACAGATAGATATGCAACCAGATTTTTATGGTTTTCCTTTGTTGGGTTTTTTAGGTTTTAGTATAGCTGGAATTATGGGTTTATGGCTAGTTATATCAATATTTAGATCAGGAAAATTTTAGGAGGTAATCATGAAGTTTTGGAGCGAATTAACAAAAAAATTAGATCCATATGTACCTGGAGAACAACCAAAAGATAAGAAATATATTAAATTGAATACTAACGAAAATCCATTTCCCCCTTCTCCTAAGGTTATTAAAGCAATAAAAAAAGCCAGTAATGATGATTTGCGATTGTATCCAGACCCTGAATGCGAAGATTTTAAAAAAAAATTGGCTAAATATTATGGAATAAAGGAGAAAGAAATATTTGTTGGAAATGGTTCTGATGAGGTACTAGCTTTTTCATATATGGCTTTTTTTAATCCAGGTAAGCCTATATTATTTCCAGAAATAACTTATAGTTTTTATCCGGTATATTCAAAGTTATTTAATATTGATTATAAGAATGTAGTAATGAATGATGATTTTACTATTGATATTGATTGTTTTTCAAAGGAAAATGGAGGCATTATTATTGCTAATCCTAATGCACCTACAGGTATCTATCTTTCCTTGGATAAAATAAAAATTATTTTAGATAAGAATAAATCAAGTGTAGTAATTATAGATGAAGCTTATATTGATTTTGGAGGAGAGTCAGCTATTAATCTAATAAATGATTATCCTAATTTATTAGTAATACAGACTATGTCTAAATCTAGAGCTCTTGCTGGCATGAGAATTGGCTTCGCATTTGGAAATGAGAATTTAATTAATGCTTTAGATAGCGTGAAAAATTCTTTTAATTCTTATACAATGGATAGATTAGCTTTGGCAGCAGCAGAAGCATCTTTAGCTGATCAAGATTATTTTATGCAAAGAAAAAATGAGCTTATTCAAATTAGGGAAAGTCTAATTAAAGAACTTAGTGAATTGGGCTTTGTAGTATTACCTTCTAAAACAAACTTTTTATTTATAAGTCATCCGAATTTTGCTGCAGAAGAAATCTTTAATTATATGAGGGAAAATGGTGTATTGCTTAGATATTTTAAAGATAAAAAAATTGATAACTATTTACGAGTCTCTTTAGGTACAGCTGAAGAAATGAATAAATTTTTATTAAAAATAAATGAGTATCTTAAAAAGAGATAGATATATTGTAGCCTTTCTTAACTTACTATTTTTACTAGCAGGAAATTAACGATTTGTACGGAATAAGTATTATGGTGATAAAAATGCTAAGAAAACAATGGACTGTAAAAAAAAGCAATGATATTATAGAGTTTAATGATATTAATCCTATACTGATGCAAATTTTAGCCCAAAGGGGAATAGATACAAAAGAAGAAATAAAAAGTTTCCTATATGGAGATGAAAAGAATCTAGAAGACCCCTTTTTATTAGTAGATATGGATCATGCAATAAATAGGATAATTACTGCAATTGAAAATAATCAAAAAATAATTGTCTTTGGAGATTATGATGTTGATGGTATTAGTTCTACTGCTTTGCTTTATACTTACTTTAAGGAAAAATTTAATTATAAACTTGATTATTATCTACCTGATCGTCAAAGAGAGGGTTATGGACTAAACTTAAATGCTATTAATTCTTTTATAAAGGATTCTTATGATTTATTAATTACCGTTGATTGTGGTATTACTGCTCTTAATGAAGTAAGCTATGCTTCTGCTAATGGTTTAGATGTAATTGTGACTGATCATCATCAAGCAGCAGATGAATTGCCGGAAGCACTAGCAGTGATAGACCCGCATCGAGATGATGATGCTTACCCTTTTAAAGATTTTGCTGGTGTGGGAGTAGCATTCAAGCTATGTCAAGCATTAGAATATAAAGTTGAATCCACTTATTATTCTAGTTTACTTGAAGAATTATTAGAAATTGTAGCTCTAGGTACTGTAGCAGATATCGTACCCTTAAAGGGAGAAAATAGAATTTTTGTAAAAAAGGGTCTTGAAATTATAAATAAAAAACCCAATACTGGTCTGAAAATGTTAATAGATTTACTAGGATTGAACAATAAGAAGATTAGTACTGGTCATATTGCTTTTATGCTAGCTCCTCATTTAAATGCAGCTGGCAGGATAGCTAATCCAGAAGAAGGTATAAAATTATTAATTGAAAGAGATAATGATAAAGCAAAATCAATTGCATTGAATTTGCGTAAAGCTAATCAAAAAAGGCAGGATATAGAGAAGAGGATTTTTGAAGAAGCTAAAGAGATGGTTGAAGAGATGGATTTAGAAAAGGAAAAAGCAATAATTCTGGCTTCTGATAAATGGCATCATGGTGTGATAGGAATTGTTGCATCAAAAATAGTTGAACTATATTATCGCCCAACTATTTTAATAGCTATAGATGGACACATAGGAAAGGGTTCTTGTCGTAGCATTAAGTCTTTAAATATCCATAAGGCACTATTGGAGACTTTATCTTATCTTGAAAGTTTTGGAGGCCATAAAATGGCTGCCGGTTTATCTATAGCTCCGAATAAAATTGATGAATTCAGAGAAATATTTAATAATTATTTAAACAATAAATTGACAGATGAAGATTTAATAGCAGAAATGAAAGTGGATGCTGTTCTTGAGGTAAGTGATATTACAAATAATTTTTATAAAAACTTAAGTCAACTGGAACCTTATGGTATGGCAAATTCACGTCCGAAGTTTGTCTTACTAAATACAAATATAGATAAAGCATATCCAGTTGGTAAAGAAAAGAAACATATTAAATTTTTACTTGAAAATAAATTGAATGGCATCGGTTTTGGTTTTGGCGATTATCATAAACAGTTTCTCGAAGGAAAAGTTGATATAGCTTTTCATTTAGATATTAATACCTGGCAGAATCAGAAAAATTTGCAATTGTGTCTAGAGGATTTTAAAATCAGAGAAGATCTTAATACACACCCAGTATATTTTGAAACGAGAGAAATTAAAATTGCTGATAAAAGGGGTTGCCAAAATCATAGCATTTATATAAAAAAATTAATGAACTTAGGAAAAAAAGTATTATTATATGCAAATGATTTAAGATTAATAGATATTTTGAAAAAAGAAATAGATGAAAAATATTTTTTTACTGCAGATAAATCTGAAGATCTTAGACTATTTGAAGAAAGAACTAAGGGATTAGTTATTGTAACACCTTCAAGTGATTTAAATTTATATGGTGTAAATATAGACGAATTTGTTTTTTCCTCAATGCCGTTCTCACTAAAGGAAATGAAATCATTAATAAATAAATTTGAACTTGAAAGACTAAATATGCATTTGATTTTTACCGAAGAGAGTATTGAAGTTAATTGTAAAATAATAAAAAACAGTTTACCTTCTGCGGAATATTTAAGAGAGTTTTATTATTATACAAAAACATTTCTTAATAAGAGTGTATCAATTGATCAATTACATCAATTTATAAAAGATAGAAAGAAGATAAGGTGTAATAAAACAATCTTAAAATATAGTATTAAAATTTTGAATGAATTAGGTCTTATAAAAATAAATAATAATAGTATTAAAATATCAAGAGAAGCTAATCGAAAACTGGACTTATCAAGTTCTATCAGTTATAATGAAATTATTGATAAAATTAAACAGTTTGATGAATTAAAAGAGATAATGTTGCAAAAAGATTTATTTCCTTTGATATCAAAAATTAGCTTTAGATAAATATATTTTATCCGAGTATTAGGAGGAGCAATAATGGACTTAAAAAAGATAATTAGAGATATACCAGATTTTCCCAAAGAAGGAATTGTATTCAAAGACATTACTACCCTTTTGAAAGATGCAGATGCTTTTAAAGAGACAATTGATCAGCTAGTTGATCGTTATAAAGATTATGATTTCAACTATATAGCTGGAATAGAAGCTCGTGGTTTTATATTTGCAGCACCTTTAGCATTAGCTATGGGTAAAGGCTTAATTCCTATTAGGAAAGTAGGTAAATTACCCGGGGAAACGATTACTGCAAGTTATGATTTGGAATATGGTAGTAATGCTGTAGAAATGCATAAAGATGCCTTGAAAAAAGGAGACAAGGTTTTACTAGTAGATGATTTATTGGCTACAGGAGGAACAGTAGCCGCTGCTGTAGATTTAATAGAAGAACTGGGAGCTAAAGTTTTTAGTATAGCTTTTTTATTAGAACTAGAATTTCTAAATGGGAGAGAGAAGTTACAAGGTAAAGAAGTTTTTTCCTTGTTAAAGGAGTGAAGTTCTATTCATGGACTTAGGACAACTTAAAAAACAAATAAATATATATATGGATAAACCAGAATTATCAATTATAGAAAAGGCATTTACTTATGCAGAAAAAGCACATAGGGGTCAATATAGGATTTCAGGTGAGCCTTTTGTAGAACATCCGTTAGGTGTTGCTCTTATTTTAGCAGAACTTGAATTAGATATTATTTCTATTGTTGGGGCCCTTTTGCACGATGTAGTAGAAGATACTAAAGTTAGTAGTAAGGATATAGCAAAAGAATTTAGTGAAGAGGTTGCTCTTTTAGTAGATGGTGTTACAAAGTTAACTAGACTAAAATTTAAAACTAAAGAGGAACAGCAGGCTGAAAGTTTACGCAAAATGTTTATAGCTATGGCTGAAGATATAAGGGTAATATTGATAAAGCTGGCAGATAGACTACATAATATGCGTACGTTGAGTTATATGAGTATTGAAAAGCAAATTGAAAAAGCTAAAGAAACTCTAGAAATATATGCGCCTTTGGCTCATAGACTGGGTATTTCCCGCTTAAAATGGGAATTAGAAGACCTATCATTTCGTTTTTTGGATAAAGATATGTATTATGAAATCGCTAAAAAGGTTGCTGCTAATAGGGCTCAAAGGGAAAAAGATATTCAAAAGGCAATAGAAATATTAGGAGAGAGATTTTCTGAGAGTCAGATAGAAGCTGAAAT
Protein-coding sequences here:
- the yajC gene encoding preprotein translocase subunit YajC, producing MELIVGVLPFIVVLGVFWLFLIRPQQKQQKAHREMLDALQSGDDIITIGGIKGKIIKIKDNNVKLRIAPNVDINVVKNSIGNVEEANKSEDNEKS
- the lepB gene encoding signal peptidase I encodes the protein MIDSGDIKEFIQSLIIAGILAFFIITFVAQSFVVDGQSMAPSLHNGERLFVNKFIYRFREPERYEVIVFTPEGAPRNRFIKRVIALPGETIYIRDGVTYIDGEPLREPYLKEEMHGDFGPSLVPEKKLFVMGDNRNHSADSRIPTYVGFVDYKSISGKAFWVYWPLREMRVIDNKILYGTR
- the secD gene encoding protein translocase subunit SecD produces the protein MRYKQKRKLKLAFILAIVISSYLLFHFYGINLGLDLEGGSHIVLEAQETEEREVTSEMMEGIRQIIERRVNSVGLAEADVRLEGRNRIIVELPAVENPYEAMEVIGRTAVLTFRNEAGETLMTGDAVSDARASFDQYGRPVVQFDLTREGSRQFEAITSQYIGQRIGIYLDEEQLTNPVVQTVIRGGGHITGYDSTDAASNHAILIREGALPVPVEAIQASTVGPTLGRIAVQRSIFAGLIALLLVGIYIVFYYRFPGVLAALVLAIYGLIILGALAGLQAVLTLPGIAGLILSIGMAVDANIIIFERIKDERKSGKTLRAAVDSGFKRAYTTILDANVTTIITALILAYFTGGTVRGFAITLGLGVVLSMFTAFFVTKNIVDLFTHTKLLNNPRSFGVKRGQE
- the secF gene encoding protein translocase subunit SecF, with amino-acid sequence MDILGKRKIWYSFSSALIVIGLIFLIFQGLNFGIDFLGGTLLEFGFDTQVSNEEARSIIEELGYEEIVVRQIVEDEIQGVLISMQELDPEEMVKIENAFQAEYPSIEVLRTTMIGPAIGRELMIYSLWALLLASIAIIIYVSVRFEFRFAIVAIITLLHDVLITIGLFALLGREVNTAFVAALLTILGYSINDTIVIFDRIRENMKLYRNKPFIEQANTAVVDTLPRSINTSMTTLLAILAMYLFGGPELQTFMLALFIGMAAGTYSSIFVASPLLVTWQEKFSPAKR
- a CDS encoding AarF/UbiB family protein, with translation MIPNIPKHYRHFKRYRKIAEVLLKNGFGVIVENLDLIKFLPFKKRFKKGQDKLNRKTRAIRLRMVLQDLGPTYIKLGQLLSTRADILPPHYIKELRKLQDDVDAVPFYEIENVLINELGSNYMDDFLSVKKDPQATASIAQVHQAVLSNGEEVILKIQRPKIDKIIDVDFEILRNIVSIAVEKGIIPEFLKPEKILEEFRLSLKKELDFKREAANINKFTNNFNNEKRIIAPRVYEDVSTRKLLVLEEIKGIKLSEIDEPQNINLDLTELAAIGAKSFMKQVLIDGFFHADPHPGNIFLVNKNCLAYIDFGLMGQLTEEDKDKLSVLFIAVLKQDVNIISDLILELGDFEEELDQRKFKLEVQDLLNRYYGIELRNINFMTVIDDIERLLFNFHIRMPEEFFLLFRAIGLNEGVGYLLDPSFNIIDVANDFSRELIKNKLKADHIFERMLHKFWDYRSMTKGLPRKFVKLLNDIINDEFTIQFKHINLEQLMNKIDIVSNRLSISLIISALIIGSSMVLQIDMQPDFYGFPLLGFLGFSIAGIMGLWLVISIFRSGKF
- the hisC gene encoding histidinol-phosphate transaminase, translating into MKFWSELTKKLDPYVPGEQPKDKKYIKLNTNENPFPPSPKVIKAIKKASNDDLRLYPDPECEDFKKKLAKYYGIKEKEIFVGNGSDEVLAFSYMAFFNPGKPILFPEITYSFYPVYSKLFNIDYKNVVMNDDFTIDIDCFSKENGGIIIANPNAPTGIYLSLDKIKIILDKNKSSVVIIDEAYIDFGGESAINLINDYPNLLVIQTMSKSRALAGMRIGFAFGNENLINALDSVKNSFNSYTMDRLALAAAEASLADQDYFMQRKNELIQIRESLIKELSELGFVVLPSKTNFLFISHPNFAAEEIFNYMRENGVLLRYFKDKKIDNYLRVSLGTAEEMNKFLLKINEYLKKR
- the recJ gene encoding single-stranded-DNA-specific exonuclease RecJ encodes the protein MLRKQWTVKKSNDIIEFNDINPILMQILAQRGIDTKEEIKSFLYGDEKNLEDPFLLVDMDHAINRIITAIENNQKIIVFGDYDVDGISSTALLYTYFKEKFNYKLDYYLPDRQREGYGLNLNAINSFIKDSYDLLITVDCGITALNEVSYASANGLDVIVTDHHQAADELPEALAVIDPHRDDDAYPFKDFAGVGVAFKLCQALEYKVESTYYSSLLEELLEIVALGTVADIVPLKGENRIFVKKGLEIINKKPNTGLKMLIDLLGLNNKKISTGHIAFMLAPHLNAAGRIANPEEGIKLLIERDNDKAKSIALNLRKANQKRQDIEKRIFEEAKEMVEEMDLEKEKAIILASDKWHHGVIGIVASKIVELYYRPTILIAIDGHIGKGSCRSIKSLNIHKALLETLSYLESFGGHKMAAGLSIAPNKIDEFREIFNNYLNNKLTDEDLIAEMKVDAVLEVSDITNNFYKNLSQLEPYGMANSRPKFVLLNTNIDKAYPVGKEKKHIKFLLENKLNGIGFGFGDYHKQFLEGKVDIAFHLDINTWQNQKNLQLCLEDFKIREDLNTHPVYFETREIKIADKRGCQNHSIYIKKLMNLGKKVLLYANDLRLIDILKKEIDEKYFFTADKSEDLRLFEERTKGLVIVTPSSDLNLYGVNIDEFVFSSMPFSLKEMKSLINKFELERLNMHLIFTEESIEVNCKIIKNSLPSAEYLREFYYYTKTFLNKSVSIDQLHQFIKDRKKIRCNKTILKYSIKILNELGLIKINNNSIKISREANRKLDLSSSISYNEIIDKIKQFDELKEIMLQKDLFPLISKISFR
- a CDS encoding adenine phosphoribosyltransferase; amino-acid sequence: MDLKKIIRDIPDFPKEGIVFKDITTLLKDADAFKETIDQLVDRYKDYDFNYIAGIEARGFIFAAPLALAMGKGLIPIRKVGKLPGETITASYDLEYGSNAVEMHKDALKKGDKVLLVDDLLATGGTVAAAVDLIEELGAKVFSIAFLLELEFLNGREKLQGKEVFSLLKE